The following are encoded together in the Citrobacter arsenatis genome:
- the dacB gene encoding serine-type D-Ala-D-Ala carboxypeptidase produces the protein MRFSRFTIGLTASIAFSVQAANVDEYINQLPAGANLALMVQKVGAPAPAIDFHSQQMALPASTQKVITALAALIQLGPDFRFTTTLETKGNVEGGVLKGDLVARFGGDPTLKRQDIRNMVATLKKSGVTQIAGNVLIDTSIFASHDKAPGWPWNDMTQCFSAPPAAAIVDRNCFSVSLYSAQKPNDLAFIRVASYYPVTMFSQVRTLARGSAEAQYCELDVVPGDLNRYTLTGCLPQRADPLPLAFAIQDGASYAGAIIKDELKQAGITYSGTLLRQTLVNEPGTIVASKQSAPLHDLLKIMLKKSDNMIADTVFRMIGHARFNVPGTWRAGSDAVRQILRQQAGVDIGNTIIADGSGLSRHNLIAPATMMQVLQYIAQHDNELNFISMLPLAGHDGSLQYRAGLHQAGVDGKVSAKTGSLQGVYNLAGFITTASGQRMAFVQYLSGYAVEPADQRNRRIPLVRFESRLYKDIYQNN, from the coding sequence AGATTTACCATCGGATTGACTGCCAGTATAGCGTTCAGCGTTCAGGCTGCGAACGTCGACGAGTATATCAATCAGCTCCCTGCCGGGGCCAACCTCGCCCTTATGGTACAGAAGGTTGGCGCACCTGCACCCGCTATTGATTTTCATAGCCAGCAGATGGCACTGCCCGCCAGTACCCAGAAAGTGATCACCGCGCTGGCGGCATTGATTCAGCTCGGGCCTGACTTTCGTTTTACCACCACGCTTGAGACCAAAGGCAACGTGGAAGGCGGTGTATTGAAAGGTGACTTAGTGGCGCGATTTGGCGGCGATCCGACGCTAAAACGCCAGGATATTCGCAATATGGTGGCAACCCTGAAAAAATCAGGTGTGACGCAAATTGCCGGAAATGTCCTGATCGACACCTCTATTTTTGCCAGCCATGATAAAGCGCCCGGTTGGCCCTGGAACGACATGACGCAGTGTTTTAGCGCACCGCCCGCAGCGGCCATTGTCGATCGTAACTGTTTCTCGGTTTCGCTTTACAGCGCGCAAAAACCCAACGATCTCGCCTTTATCCGCGTGGCATCTTACTACCCGGTCACCATGTTCAGCCAGGTACGAACTCTCGCTCGTGGCTCTGCCGAAGCGCAATATTGTGAACTGGACGTGGTTCCTGGCGATCTCAACCGCTATACGTTGACCGGATGTCTCCCCCAGCGCGCCGATCCGCTGCCGCTGGCATTTGCTATTCAGGACGGCGCCAGTTATGCCGGGGCGATAATCAAAGATGAGCTAAAACAAGCAGGTATAACTTACAGCGGCACTCTCCTGCGCCAGACGCTGGTCAACGAACCGGGAACCATAGTCGCCAGTAAGCAGTCGGCACCGCTGCATGACCTGCTTAAGATTATGCTGAAAAAATCGGACAACATGATTGCCGATACCGTGTTCCGCATGATTGGTCATGCACGATTTAACGTGCCAGGCACCTGGCGGGCGGGTTCTGATGCCGTACGCCAGATTTTGCGTCAGCAAGCGGGGGTTGATATTGGTAACACGATTATTGCCGACGGTTCTGGCCTCTCCCGCCATAACCTGATTGCCCCGGCGACCATGATGCAGGTGCTGCAATATATCGCTCAACACGATAATGAGCTGAACTTTATCTCCATGCTGCCGCTGGCGGGCCATGACGGCTCCCTGCAATACCGTGCCGGTCTACATCAGGCAGGCGTGGATGGCAAAGTATCGGCGAAGACAGGCTCGCTGCAGGGGGTTTATAACCTCGCAGGCTTCATCACCACGGCAAGCGGTCAGCGCATGGCATTTGTGCAGTATCTGTCTGGTTATGCGGTAGAACCTGCAGACCAGCGTAATCGCCGTATTCCATTGGTACGCTTCGAGAGTCGGTTGTACAAAGATATTTATCAGAACAACTAG
- the cgtA gene encoding Obg family GTPase CgtA, with protein sequence MKFVDEASILVVAGDGGNGCVSFRREKYIPKGGPDGGDGGDGGDVWLEADENLNTLIDYRFEKSFRAERGQNGASRDCTGKRGKDVTIKVPVGTRVIDQGTGETMGDMTKHGQRLMVAKGGWHGLGNTRFKSSVNRTPRQKTMGTPGDKRDLMLELMLLADVGMLGMPNAGKSTFIRAVSAAKPKVADYPFTTLVPSLGVVRMDNEKSFVVADIPGLIEGAAEGAGLGIRFLKHLERCRVLLHLIDIDPIDGSDPVENARIIIGELEKYSQDLASKPRWLVFNKIDLLDKAEAEEKAKAIAEALGWEGKYYLISAASQLGVKDLCWDVMTFIIENPIVQAEEAKQPEKVEFMWDDYHRQQLAEVEDEAEDDWDDDWDEDDEEGVEFIYKR encoded by the coding sequence ATGAAGTTTGTTGATGAAGCATCGATTCTGGTCGTTGCAGGTGATGGCGGTAATGGTTGCGTCAGCTTCCGCCGCGAAAAGTACATCCCAAAAGGCGGTCCGGACGGTGGTGACGGCGGTGACGGCGGTGACGTTTGGCTGGAGGCCGACGAAAACCTGAACACACTGATCGATTACCGTTTTGAAAAATCATTCCGTGCGGAACGTGGCCAGAATGGCGCGAGCCGTGACTGCACCGGTAAGCGTGGTAAAGACGTCACGATTAAAGTACCTGTCGGTACGCGTGTTATCGATCAGGGCACGGGCGAAACCATGGGCGACATGACCAAGCACGGTCAGCGTCTGATGGTCGCTAAAGGCGGCTGGCACGGTCTGGGTAACACCCGTTTCAAATCCTCGGTCAACCGTACTCCGCGTCAGAAAACGATGGGTACGCCGGGCGATAAGCGCGATCTGATGCTGGAGCTGATGCTGCTGGCGGACGTGGGTATGCTGGGCATGCCAAACGCCGGTAAATCGACGTTCATTCGTGCGGTATCCGCGGCGAAGCCGAAAGTGGCTGATTATCCGTTCACCACCCTGGTACCAAGCCTGGGCGTGGTGCGTATGGATAACGAAAAGAGCTTTGTGGTTGCCGACATTCCGGGGCTGATTGAAGGCGCGGCTGAAGGCGCAGGCCTGGGTATCCGCTTCCTGAAACACCTGGAACGTTGCCGCGTGCTGCTGCACCTCATCGATATCGATCCGATTGACGGTTCCGATCCGGTAGAAAACGCCCGTATCATTATTGGCGAACTGGAAAAATACAGTCAGGATCTGGCATCTAAACCGCGCTGGTTAGTGTTCAACAAAATTGATTTGCTGGACAAGGCTGAAGCAGAAGAAAAAGCGAAAGCGATCGCCGAAGCGCTGGGTTGGGAAGGTAAATATTACCTGATTTCCGCCGCCAGTCAGCTGGGCGTGAAAGATCTCTGCTGGGATGTGATGACCTTTATCATCGAGAACCCGATTGTTCAGGCTGAAGAAGCGAAACAGCCTGAGAAAGTTGAGTTCATGTGGGATGATTATCACCGCCAGCAGCTCGCTGAAGTCGAAGACGAAGCAGAAGATGACTGGGATGACGATTGGGACGAAGACGACGAAGAAGGCGTTGAGTTCATCTACAAGCGTTAA
- a CDS encoding DMT family transporter — MKQQAGIGILLALTTAVCWGALPIAMKQVLEVMEPPTVVFYRFLMASIGLGAILAVKKKLPPLRIFRKARWLILLAIATGGLFGNFILFSSSLQYLSPTASQVIGQLSPVGMMVASVFILKEKMRGTQVIGAIMLLSGLVLFFNTSLIEIFTRLTDYTWGVIFGVGAAMVWVSYGVAQKVLLRRLASPQILFLLYTLCTIALLPLAKPGVITQLSDWQLACLVFCGLNTLVGYGALAEAMARWQAAQVSAIITLTPLFTLLFSDLLSLAWPDFFARPMLNLLGYLGAFIVVAGAMYSAIGHRIWGGLRKHETVVSQPRSGE, encoded by the coding sequence ATGAAGCAGCAGGCAGGCATTGGCATTCTGTTAGCACTCACAACCGCAGTGTGTTGGGGCGCTTTGCCAATAGCAATGAAGCAAGTGCTGGAGGTGATGGAGCCTCCTACCGTGGTGTTCTACCGTTTTTTAATGGCAAGCATTGGCCTTGGCGCTATTCTTGCGGTTAAAAAGAAGCTCCCTCCGTTGCGTATTTTTCGCAAAGCGCGTTGGCTGATACTGCTGGCTATCGCGACCGGTGGGCTGTTCGGTAACTTCATTCTGTTTAGTTCATCCTTGCAATATTTAAGCCCAACGGCTTCGCAGGTTATCGGGCAGCTGTCACCGGTTGGTATGATGGTCGCCAGCGTCTTTATCCTGAAAGAAAAGATGCGCGGCACGCAGGTGATTGGCGCCATTATGCTTCTGAGCGGCCTGGTTCTGTTTTTTAATACCAGTCTGATCGAAATTTTTACCCGACTCACCGATTACACATGGGGCGTTATCTTTGGTGTCGGTGCGGCGATGGTCTGGGTGAGCTATGGAGTCGCGCAAAAGGTGTTATTGCGCCGCCTGGCGTCACCGCAGATCCTGTTTTTACTGTACACTTTATGTACGATTGCGTTGTTGCCGCTGGCTAAACCCGGTGTCATCACGCAGCTCAGCGATTGGCAGCTGGCATGCCTGGTATTCTGTGGCCTGAATACGCTGGTAGGATACGGCGCTCTCGCGGAAGCGATGGCGCGTTGGCAGGCGGCGCAGGTGAGCGCCATTATCACGCTCACTCCGCTGTTTACGTTGTTATTTTCAGATTTATTATCACTGGCCTGGCCCGATTTCTTCGCCAGACCGATGCTAAACCTATTAGGTTATCTCGGTGCGTTTATCGTGGTTGCGGGCGCGATGTATTCCGCCATTGGTCATCGAATTTGGGGCGGTTTACGTAAGCATGAAACGGTGGTTTCGCAACCCCGCTCAGGCGAATGA
- the rpmA gene encoding 50S ribosomal protein L27, translating to MAHKKAGGSTRNGRDSEAKRLGVKRFGGETVLAGSIIVRQRGTKFHAGSNVGCGKDHTLFAKADGKVKFEVKGPKNRKFISIVAE from the coding sequence ATGGCACATAAAAAGGCTGGCGGCTCGACTCGTAACGGTCGCGATTCAGAAGCTAAACGTCTGGGCGTAAAACGCTTCGGCGGTGAAACAGTTCTGGCTGGTAGCATCATCGTTCGTCAACGTGGTACTAAATTCCACGCTGGCTCCAACGTTGGTTGCGGCAAAGACCACACTCTGTTTGCTAAAGCAGACGGTAAAGTGAAATTTGAAGTGAAAGGCCCGAAAAACCGTAAATTCATCAGCATCGTTGCTGAATAA
- the rplU gene encoding 50S ribosomal protein L21, with amino-acid sequence MYAVFQSGGKQHRVSEGQTVRLEKLDIATGESVEFAEVLMIANGEEVKIGVPFVDGGVIKAEVVAHGRGEKVKIVKFRRRKHYRKQQGHRQWFTDVKITGISA; translated from the coding sequence ATGTACGCGGTTTTCCAAAGTGGTGGTAAACAACACCGAGTAAGCGAAGGTCAGACCGTTCGCCTGGAAAAGCTGGACATCGCAACTGGCGAATCTGTTGAATTCGCTGAAGTTCTGATGATCGCAAACGGTGAAGAAGTCAAAATCGGCGTTCCTTTCGTTGATGGCGGCGTTATCAAAGCTGAAGTTGTTGCTCACGGTCGTGGCGAGAAAGTTAAAATTGTTAAGTTTCGTCGTCGTAAACACTACCGTAAGCAGCAGGGCCATCGTCAGTGGTTCACTGATGTGAAAATCACTGGCATCAGCGCTTAA
- the ispB gene encoding octaprenyl diphosphate synthase → MNLEKINELTAQDMAGVNATILEQLNSDVQLINQLGYYIVSGGGKRIRPMIAVLAARAVGYQENAHVTIAALIEFIHTATLLHDDVVDESDMRRGKATANAAFGNAASVLVGDFIYTRAFQMMTSLGSLKVLEVMSKAVNVIAEGEVLQLMNVNDPDITEENYMRVIYSKTARLFEAAAQCSGILAGCSEEQEKGLQDYGRYLGTAFQLIDDLLDYSADGEQLGKNVGDDLNEGKPTLPLLHAMRHGTPEQAQMIRQAIEQGNGRHLLEPVLDAMNACGSLEWTRQRAEEEADKAIAALQVLPDTPWREALIGLAHIAVQRDR, encoded by the coding sequence ATGAATTTAGAAAAAATCAATGAGTTAACCGCGCAAGATATGGCGGGGGTCAATGCGACAATCCTTGAACAGCTCAATTCCGACGTCCAGTTGATCAATCAACTGGGGTACTACATCGTTAGCGGCGGCGGAAAACGCATTCGCCCAATGATCGCCGTACTTGCAGCACGTGCCGTCGGCTACCAGGAAAATGCGCACGTTACGATTGCGGCCCTCATCGAGTTTATCCACACCGCGACCCTGTTGCACGACGATGTTGTGGATGAGTCCGACATGCGCCGCGGGAAAGCTACGGCGAATGCGGCCTTTGGCAATGCGGCCAGCGTGCTGGTCGGCGATTTTATCTATACCCGCGCTTTTCAGATGATGACCAGCCTCGGTTCGCTGAAAGTGCTGGAAGTCATGTCGAAAGCGGTCAACGTCATCGCCGAAGGTGAAGTCTTGCAGTTGATGAACGTCAACGACCCGGACATCACCGAAGAAAACTATATGCGCGTCATCTACAGTAAGACCGCGCGTTTGTTTGAAGCGGCAGCCCAATGTTCTGGCATTCTGGCCGGTTGCAGCGAAGAGCAAGAGAAAGGGCTGCAGGATTATGGCCGTTATCTCGGTACCGCTTTCCAGTTAATTGACGATTTGCTGGATTACAGCGCAGATGGCGAGCAACTGGGTAAAAACGTCGGCGATGACCTCAACGAAGGTAAACCAACGCTACCGCTGCTGCATGCGATGCGCCACGGCACTCCAGAACAAGCGCAAATGATCCGCCAGGCCATTGAGCAAGGTAATGGTCGTCACCTTCTGGAGCCGGTTCTGGATGCAATGAACGCCTGTGGTTCCCTGGAGTGGACTCGCCAGCGTGCAGAAGAAGAGGCTGATAAGGCCATCGCTGCGCTGCAGGTGCTGCCTGATACGCCATGGCGAGAAGCACTGATTGGTCTGGCGCATATCGCCGTACAGCGCGACCGTTAA
- the sfsB gene encoding DNA-binding transcriptional regulator SfsB — protein MESKLIDWHPADIIAGLRKKGTSMAAESRRNGLSSSTLANALTRPWPKGELIIAHALGTDPWVIWPSRYHDAKTHEFIDRTRMMRGRREKKNPE, from the coding sequence ATGGAAAGCAAGCTGATTGACTGGCATCCGGCCGACATCATCGCCGGGCTGCGCAAGAAAGGAACTTCAATGGCCGCAGAGTCACGTAGGAATGGGTTAAGTTCATCAACGCTTGCCAATGCCTTGACCCGCCCGTGGCCAAAAGGTGAGTTGATTATTGCCCATGCGCTGGGCACCGACCCATGGGTGATTTGGCCGTCACGCTATCACGATGCCAAAACACATGAGTTCATCGACAGAACGCGGATGATGAGGGGACGTAGAGAAAAAAAGAATCCTGAATGA
- the murA gene encoding UDP-N-acetylglucosamine 1-carboxyvinyltransferase has translation MDKFRVQGPTKLQGEVTISGAKNAALPILFAALLAEEPVEIQNVPKLKDVDTSMKLLSQLGAKVERNGSVHIDARDVNVFCAPYDLVKTMRASIWALGPLVARFGQGQVSLPGGCTIGARPVDLHITGLEQLGATIKLEEGYVKASVDGRLKGAHIVMDKVSVGATVTIMCAATLAEGTTIIENAAREPEIVDTANFLIALGAKITGQGTDRITIEGVERLGGGVYRVLPDRIETGTFLVAAAISRGKIICRNAQPDTLDAVLAKLRDAGADIEVGEDWISLDMHGKRPKAVNVRTAPHPAFPTDMQAQFTLLNLVAEGTGFITETVFENRFMHVPELSRMGAHAEIESNTVICHGVETLSGAQVMATDLRASASLVLAGCIAEGTTVVDRIYHIDRGYERIEDKLRALGANIERVKGE, from the coding sequence ATGGATAAATTTCGTGTTCAGGGGCCAACCAAGCTCCAGGGCGAAGTCACAATTTCAGGTGCTAAAAACGCCGCACTGCCGATCCTGTTTGCGGCGCTGCTGGCTGAAGAACCTGTAGAGATCCAAAACGTCCCGAAACTAAAGGACGTTGACACCTCAATGAAGCTGCTGAGTCAGCTGGGTGCGAAAGTTGAGCGTAATGGTTCCGTGCACATTGATGCCCGTGACGTGAACGTCTTCTGTGCACCGTACGATCTGGTGAAAACCATGCGTGCGTCCATCTGGGCGCTCGGGCCGTTGGTTGCCCGCTTTGGTCAGGGCCAGGTTTCACTGCCGGGCGGCTGCACCATCGGCGCACGTCCGGTAGACCTGCACATTACCGGTCTGGAACAGTTAGGCGCGACGATCAAGCTGGAAGAAGGCTATGTGAAAGCGTCCGTTGATGGCCGTCTGAAAGGCGCGCACATCGTCATGGACAAAGTGAGCGTTGGCGCGACGGTTACTATCATGTGCGCTGCAACGCTTGCCGAAGGTACCACCATTATCGAAAACGCCGCGCGCGAGCCGGAGATCGTGGATACCGCGAACTTCCTGATTGCGCTGGGCGCTAAAATCACGGGCCAGGGTACCGATCGCATTACCATCGAAGGCGTTGAGCGTCTCGGCGGCGGTGTCTATCGCGTCCTGCCAGATCGTATCGAAACCGGTACCTTCCTGGTCGCAGCGGCGATTTCTCGCGGCAAAATTATCTGCCGTAATGCACAGCCGGATACGCTGGATGCCGTTCTGGCGAAGCTGCGTGATGCAGGTGCGGATATCGAAGTCGGTGAAGACTGGATTAGCCTCGACATGCATGGCAAACGTCCGAAAGCGGTCAATGTGCGCACTGCGCCGCACCCGGCATTCCCAACCGATATGCAGGCCCAGTTCACATTGCTGAACCTGGTGGCAGAAGGGACGGGCTTCATCACGGAAACCGTGTTTGAGAACCGCTTTATGCACGTACCTGAGCTGAGCCGTATGGGCGCTCACGCAGAAATCGAAAGCAATACCGTGATTTGCCACGGCGTGGAAACGCTCTCTGGCGCACAGGTTATGGCGACCGATCTGCGCGCATCCGCAAGCCTGGTGCTGGCAGGGTGTATTGCTGAAGGTACGACGGTAGTCGACCGTATTTATCACATCGATCGCGGCTATGAGCGCATTGAAGATAAACTGCGTGCGCTGGGCGCAAACATTGAGCGCGTGAAAGGCGAGTAA